A part of Myxococcus landrumus genomic DNA contains:
- a CDS encoding LVIVD repeat-containing protein, which yields MAMKAPSLRAVFVGLVSLCLACSDSKPAPDEPPPTPVEPWDGNYTPLVDPTDWVDRGPFAACSFTPPRGTALDCDDPSLFDLSKCDTAALSAVESHGIYQIDMRHASGAPDLAGLRVPQDGSTATLNVGGMLSTALTRQQLQGRFQVSAQATSRNTTRQLVLMGCDVTEPGVVTGCFAKCTNGKVASSGTFEAARMTWGRGEGESSGGLRLLSETHVQTVRPADVFVHRQHAYVVSIDDADTQRPGGLAVVDVSDPSHPVLKKKITVDGDSYWNAAWAKDNTLYVASKVSGVIVFDITNAANPVFVRSVPGGPSLNVHTLFMDGNRLYAVSSGPAPTGETLIFDISTPLNPVLLNRFTAADTTSPVPSAHDSFAYQDRLYVNSFSAGYVVFDVKDPLNPRELGTYTFDTENSFSTSHAGAVGTFAGKTIGFEGGEYQGTHLRVLDMTDPTNIQLIGRYKLRPQTSIHNIILKDKRLYIAHYHEGLRVLDVSIPPNPREVAYFNTFRESDPGRTDDLLEGAIGIRVPGDGHVYVVDTARGLLIFNEP from the coding sequence ATGGCCATGAAGGCACCTTCCCTTCGCGCCGTCTTCGTTGGACTCGTCTCGCTGTGCCTTGCCTGTTCCGACAGCAAGCCCGCACCCGACGAGCCTCCTCCCACGCCTGTCGAGCCTTGGGATGGAAACTACACACCCCTGGTCGACCCGACGGACTGGGTGGACCGGGGGCCCTTCGCGGCCTGCTCCTTCACCCCACCCCGAGGCACCGCCCTCGATTGCGACGACCCGTCACTCTTCGACCTCTCGAAGTGCGACACGGCTGCGCTCTCCGCCGTGGAGTCCCACGGCATCTACCAGATAGACATGCGTCACGCCTCGGGCGCTCCGGACCTCGCAGGCCTCCGCGTCCCCCAGGACGGCAGCACGGCGACCCTCAACGTCGGGGGGATGCTGAGCACCGCGCTCACACGGCAGCAACTGCAGGGCCGCTTCCAGGTCTCGGCACAGGCCACGTCTCGGAACACCACGCGCCAACTGGTCCTCATGGGCTGCGACGTCACGGAGCCTGGCGTGGTGACGGGCTGCTTTGCCAAGTGCACCAATGGAAAGGTCGCCAGCTCCGGCACCTTCGAGGCCGCGCGCATGACGTGGGGACGCGGGGAGGGTGAGTCCTCCGGCGGGCTGCGCCTCCTCTCGGAGACACACGTCCAGACCGTCCGCCCGGCGGACGTCTTCGTCCACCGTCAACACGCCTATGTCGTGTCCATCGACGACGCCGACACACAGCGCCCCGGTGGACTCGCGGTGGTCGACGTCAGCGACCCGAGCCACCCGGTCCTCAAGAAGAAGATCACCGTGGATGGCGACTCGTACTGGAACGCGGCCTGGGCCAAGGACAACACGCTCTACGTCGCCAGCAAGGTCTCGGGGGTCATCGTCTTCGACATCACGAACGCCGCGAACCCCGTCTTCGTGCGCAGCGTCCCGGGAGGGCCGTCCCTCAACGTCCACACCCTCTTCATGGATGGCAACCGGCTGTATGCCGTGTCTTCGGGTCCCGCCCCCACCGGGGAGACGCTCATCTTCGACATCTCCACCCCCCTCAACCCCGTCCTGCTCAACCGCTTCACCGCCGCCGACACCACCTCGCCCGTCCCCTCCGCGCACGACTCCTTCGCCTACCAGGACCGGCTCTACGTCAACAGCTTCAGCGCGGGGTACGTCGTCTTCGACGTGAAGGACCCGCTGAACCCGCGCGAGCTGGGCACCTATACCTTCGATACCGAGAACAGCTTCTCGACGAGCCACGCGGGAGCGGTGGGAACCTTCGCCGGAAAGACCATCGGCTTCGAGGGCGGCGAATACCAGGGCACCCATCTGCGCGTGCTGGACATGACGGACCCGACGAACATCCAGCTCATCGGCCGCTACAAGCTGCGCCCCCAGACCTCCATCCACAACATCATCCTCAAGGACAAGCGGCTCTACATCGCTCACTACCATGAAGGGCTGCGCGTGCTGGACGTCTCCATCCCTCCCAACCCGCGCGAGGTGGCCTACTTCAACACCTTCCGCGAGTCGGACCCGGGCAGGACCGACGACCTGCTCGAAGGTGCCATCGGCATCCGCGTCCCCGGTGATGGGCATGTCTATGTCGTCGACACCGCGCGGGGACTGCTCATCTTCAACGAGCCCTGA
- a CDS encoding phytoene desaturase family protein, producing MLGTMVRHVIVVGAGPGGLSAAINLAGQGFRVTVVEKDPVPGGRMKGLTLGPTGEYALDTGPSILQLPGVLERIFERAGRRLADYATLVPLDVNTRVHFWDGTHLDTSRHAARMEAEVSRFGPSQVEALRRWLAEGREKYGVAYEKFICTHAGSLGYYAPWRLAPTLRFKPWQTLYRHLDSFFHDDRLTYALAYPSKYLGLHPTTCSSVFSVIPFLELAFGVWHVEGGFRALARGMMRCAQDLGATVRLGAPVERVRVEAGRAVGVTLVGGEVLDADAVVMNADLPYAATKLVPAEAREGSRLTDAALERAKYSCSTFMAYYGLDTRYDALPHHLIYLSEAAKRTDKDALEDRHVDVDDPPFYVCNPSVTDPSGAPAGHSTLYVLVPTPNTARPVDWAKTQATLRERIPDMLAKVGLKGVREHIREERYFTAETWRDDFNVFRGAVFNLSHTWMQLGPLRPRVKSPDVEGLYWVGGGTHPGSGLLTIMESANIAADYLTREAGQGPLPGWPYVPPLEDAPAAVRELQARAG from the coding sequence ATGCTGGGGACCATGGTGCGTCACGTCATCGTCGTGGGAGCAGGGCCGGGAGGTCTGTCCGCCGCCATCAACCTGGCGGGGCAGGGCTTCCGGGTCACCGTGGTGGAGAAGGACCCGGTGCCCGGTGGGCGGATGAAGGGCCTGACGCTGGGGCCCACGGGTGAGTACGCGCTGGACACTGGCCCCTCCATCCTCCAGCTCCCCGGCGTGTTGGAGCGCATCTTCGAGCGAGCGGGCCGGCGACTGGCGGACTACGCGACGCTGGTCCCCCTGGACGTCAACACGCGGGTGCACTTCTGGGATGGCACGCACCTGGACACCAGCCGTCACGCGGCGCGCATGGAGGCGGAGGTCTCCCGCTTCGGGCCGTCCCAGGTGGAGGCGCTGCGCCGCTGGCTGGCGGAGGGGCGGGAGAAGTACGGCGTCGCGTACGAGAAGTTCATTTGCACGCACGCGGGAAGCCTCGGGTACTACGCACCCTGGCGGCTGGCGCCCACGCTGCGCTTCAAGCCCTGGCAGACGCTGTACCGCCACCTGGACTCCTTCTTCCATGATGACCGGCTGACGTACGCGCTGGCGTATCCGTCCAAGTACCTGGGCCTGCACCCGACGACGTGCTCGTCGGTGTTCAGCGTGATTCCGTTCCTGGAGCTGGCCTTCGGCGTGTGGCACGTGGAGGGCGGCTTCCGCGCGCTGGCGCGGGGGATGATGCGCTGTGCGCAGGACCTGGGCGCGACGGTGCGCCTGGGTGCGCCCGTGGAGCGCGTGCGCGTGGAGGCGGGCCGCGCGGTGGGCGTGACGCTGGTGGGCGGCGAGGTGCTGGACGCGGACGCCGTCGTGATGAACGCGGACCTGCCCTATGCGGCGACGAAGCTCGTGCCCGCCGAGGCGCGCGAGGGCTCGCGCCTGACGGACGCGGCGCTCGAGCGGGCGAAGTATTCGTGCAGCACCTTCATGGCGTACTACGGACTGGACACGCGCTACGACGCGCTGCCGCACCACCTCATCTATCTCTCGGAGGCCGCGAAGCGCACGGACAAGGACGCGCTGGAGGACCGGCACGTCGACGTCGACGACCCGCCCTTCTACGTGTGCAATCCCAGCGTGACGGACCCGTCGGGCGCGCCCGCGGGACACTCCACGCTCTACGTGCTCGTCCCCACGCCGAACACGGCGCGGCCCGTGGACTGGGCGAAGACGCAGGCCACGCTGCGCGAGCGGATTCCAGACATGCTCGCGAAGGTGGGGCTGAAGGGCGTGCGCGAGCACATCCGCGAGGAGCGCTACTTCACGGCGGAGACCTGGCGCGACGACTTCAACGTGTTCCGGGGCGCCGTCTTCAATCTCTCACACACGTGGATGCAATTGGGCCCGCTGCGGCCCCGCGTGAAGAGCCCGGACGTGGAGGGGCTGTACTGGGTGGGCGGGGGGACGCATCCCGGAAGTGGCCTGCTGACCATCATGGAGAGCGCGAACATCGCCGCGGACTACCTCACGCGCGAGGCGGGGCAGGGGCCGCTGCCGGGCTGGCCCTACGTGCCGCCGCTGGAGGATGCGCCGGCGGCGGTGCGGGAGCTCCAGGCCCGCGCGGGCTGA
- a CDS encoding chemotaxis protein CheW — protein sequence MGPAPREVLLFTLEGQRYGLPTEDVWELHRAARLTPLPRAPDIIEGLLNLHGLLLPVLDLRRRFRHPPRPLSPSDHFIVAQAGPRRIALRVDRAEGLRVLAPGEWDTSPRELPGVGYVSGVAKLEDGLVLVHDLRGFLSEAEALELDSALTTSQESS from the coding sequence ATGGGGCCCGCTCCACGAGAGGTGCTGCTCTTCACCCTGGAAGGCCAGCGCTACGGCCTCCCCACGGAGGACGTGTGGGAGCTGCATCGCGCCGCGCGCCTGACGCCGCTGCCTCGCGCGCCCGACATCATCGAAGGATTGCTCAACCTGCACGGCCTCCTGCTGCCCGTGCTGGACCTGCGCCGCCGCTTCCGCCACCCGCCGCGTCCGCTGTCCCCCTCGGACCACTTCATCGTCGCCCAAGCGGGGCCTCGGCGGATTGCCCTGCGCGTGGACCGCGCCGAGGGCCTGCGGGTGCTCGCCCCGGGAGAATGGGACACCTCCCCGCGCGAGCTGCCTGGCGTGGGCTACGTGTCCGGCGTCGCCAAGTTGGAGGACGGGCTGGTGCTGGTCCACGACCTGCGCGGATTCCTTTCCGAGGCCGAAGCGCTGGAGCTGGACTCGGCGCTCACCACTTCACAGGAGTCATCGTGA
- a CDS encoding alpha/beta fold hydrolase yields the protein MSSRIIALVAGASLLFAAQAWASAPPPSTAVPRFEPTPCPDGVDPAERIDCGMLVVPENRARKDSRLIRLPVMRLRSRAEHPAPDPVLFMPGGPGVSAVDRLRSGRKNPLLDERDQVVMEPRGGKKAQPALECPDINALKGEVAAGRLRGQKAQEAMTEAARRCRATLTAAGVDLDGYTTSATADDIDALREALGYKTLNLQGLSYSTRLMLTVLRRHPAGVRSLILDSVLPPEVNFDEVAAMNLWRSLNLVFDGCAIDRECGAAYPDLRKRFTQLVAAADRKPLPLVLKDSVTQGRPVEVRGAQVVDALYSAMHAPQRIPFLPRIISRAAAGDYSELTPLVEDSQGPSSMTWGLRLSVWCSEEVPFEDPARIAAQRSPAVGLGGTDTGTASVETCRAWNVAPVPPEENTPVKSHVPVLIFAGEFDPDTPPEWGRRLLESMPEARYVEFRGHSHAASFNLCGLQITQSFLRDPKGPLPLDCAMRLRGADFGESAAAP from the coding sequence ATGTCCTCGCGCATCATCGCCCTCGTCGCGGGCGCGTCCCTCTTGTTCGCCGCACAAGCCTGGGCCTCCGCCCCACCGCCGTCGACCGCCGTGCCCCGCTTCGAGCCCACGCCCTGCCCTGACGGCGTCGACCCGGCCGAGCGCATCGACTGCGGCATGCTGGTCGTCCCCGAGAATCGAGCCCGGAAGGACAGCCGCCTCATCCGCCTCCCGGTCATGAGGCTGCGCAGCCGCGCGGAGCATCCCGCCCCCGACCCGGTGCTCTTCATGCCCGGAGGCCCCGGCGTCAGCGCCGTCGACCGGCTGCGCTCGGGCCGGAAGAATCCCCTGCTCGACGAGCGGGACCAGGTCGTCATGGAGCCTCGGGGTGGAAAGAAGGCGCAGCCGGCGCTCGAGTGCCCCGACATCAACGCCCTCAAGGGTGAAGTGGCCGCGGGCCGGCTGCGGGGCCAGAAGGCACAGGAGGCCATGACCGAGGCCGCCCGTCGCTGCCGCGCGACACTGACGGCGGCGGGAGTGGACCTGGACGGCTACACGACGTCCGCCACCGCCGACGACATCGACGCGCTCCGCGAAGCGCTCGGCTACAAGACCCTGAACCTCCAGGGCCTCTCGTACAGCACGCGGTTGATGCTCACCGTGCTGCGCAGACACCCCGCCGGCGTGCGCTCACTCATCCTGGACTCCGTGCTGCCGCCCGAAGTGAACTTCGATGAGGTCGCCGCCATGAACCTGTGGCGCTCGCTCAACCTTGTCTTCGACGGATGCGCCATCGACCGGGAGTGCGGCGCCGCGTATCCCGACCTGCGCAAGCGCTTCACCCAACTCGTCGCCGCGGCGGACCGAAAACCCCTGCCGCTCGTGCTGAAGGACTCCGTGACCCAAGGCCGGCCCGTGGAGGTGCGAGGCGCTCAGGTCGTCGATGCCCTCTACTCCGCGATGCATGCCCCCCAGCGGATTCCCTTCCTCCCTCGCATCATCAGCCGGGCGGCGGCGGGGGACTACTCGGAGCTGACTCCGCTGGTGGAGGACAGCCAGGGCCCGTCCTCCATGACGTGGGGCCTGCGACTGTCGGTCTGGTGTTCGGAGGAGGTTCCGTTCGAAGACCCGGCGCGCATCGCCGCGCAGCGCTCGCCCGCCGTGGGGCTGGGAGGCACGGATACAGGCACCGCGTCGGTGGAGACCTGCCGCGCCTGGAACGTCGCCCCCGTGCCTCCCGAGGAGAACACGCCCGTGAAGAGCCACGTGCCCGTGCTCATCTTCGCTGGAGAGTTCGACCCGGACACCCCTCCGGAGTGGGGGCGCCGGTTGCTCGAGTCCATGCCCGAGGCGCGCTACGTGGAGTTCCGGGGCCACAGCCATGCCGCATCGTTCAACCTGTGCGGACTGCAAATCACCCAGTCGTTCCTGCGCGACCCCAAGGGGCCGCTCCCCCTGGATTGCGCCATGCGGCTTCGCGGCGCGGATTTCGGCGAGAGCGCGGCGGCGCCTTGA
- a CDS encoding CHASE domain-containing protein, whose product MPTPLPLHPRRTAPALGALLMGLLITAVATAYVQRGVDLRREQRFENAVQDGTAALLQRMDMYQAMLLGTRGVFSGSQKVEPSEFRAYVESLEARQRYPGIQSIGFAQWLGRDDVARHEAQTRAEGLPSYQVRPTGSRPEYAVIVMLEPFNPRNAALLGLDVLSEPAQQAALQRAMESGQPSATGLVWQAPVAGEAPEARAGFLVYVPLYARPEPRTPEARRAQLEGFVFGAFDMRDLVEGLRFQGFQTIIDLDIYDGTEVREATLLYTSSRPRPAAGPRRGALNEQLTVHVAGAPWTLVFTTREAFLDVTRSTHPATVAGGGLVMSLLLFLVTRAQVNARASAEQAGLEQQRLASEAQAAVRVRDEFLSVAAHELRTPLTSLKLQLQLLFRQLHQEGPLDTERLERGVETCERQMTRLTKLVDSLLDVSRLSSGKMELQLEPLELGELVREMARRFEMEAQAAGVRLDVDTPQPVTGRWDRLRLEQVITNLMSNALKYGHGAPVDVRVRGDEREARLEVQDRGIGIAPEDAGRVFDRFERAVSSRHYGGLGLGLFITRQLVEAHGGSIFLESTPGQGTTFIVHLPRADRNGVA is encoded by the coding sequence GTGCCGACTCCCTTGCCCCTCCATCCCCGCCGCACCGCACCCGCGCTCGGCGCCTTGTTGATGGGACTGCTCATCACCGCCGTGGCCACCGCCTACGTCCAGCGCGGCGTGGACCTGCGCCGGGAGCAGCGCTTCGAGAACGCCGTCCAGGACGGCACCGCGGCCCTGCTCCAGCGCATGGACATGTACCAGGCCATGCTGCTGGGCACGCGAGGGGTGTTCAGCGGCAGCCAGAAGGTGGAGCCGTCGGAGTTCCGCGCGTACGTCGAGAGCCTGGAGGCGAGGCAGCGCTATCCCGGCATCCAGAGCATCGGCTTCGCCCAGTGGCTGGGGCGGGACGACGTCGCCCGGCATGAGGCCCAGACGCGGGCGGAGGGACTTCCCAGCTACCAGGTGCGGCCCACCGGGTCCCGGCCCGAGTACGCCGTCATCGTCATGCTGGAGCCCTTCAACCCGCGCAACGCGGCGCTGCTGGGGTTGGATGTGCTGTCGGAGCCCGCGCAGCAGGCCGCGCTGCAACGCGCGATGGAGTCCGGACAGCCGTCGGCCACGGGACTGGTGTGGCAGGCCCCCGTGGCGGGCGAGGCCCCGGAGGCTCGCGCGGGCTTCCTGGTCTACGTCCCGCTCTATGCCCGCCCGGAGCCCCGGACGCCCGAGGCCCGCCGCGCCCAACTGGAGGGCTTCGTCTTCGGCGCCTTCGACATGCGGGACCTGGTGGAGGGCCTTCGCTTCCAAGGCTTCCAGACCATCATCGACCTGGACATCTACGATGGGACGGAGGTGCGGGAAGCGACGCTGCTCTACACCTCGTCCCGCCCTCGCCCCGCCGCGGGTCCCCGCCGCGGCGCCCTGAACGAGCAGCTCACCGTGCACGTCGCCGGGGCACCGTGGACGCTGGTGTTCACCACGCGCGAGGCCTTCCTGGACGTGACGCGCTCCACCCATCCGGCCACGGTGGCGGGAGGTGGGCTGGTGATGTCGCTGCTCTTGTTCCTCGTCACGCGCGCGCAGGTGAACGCCCGCGCATCCGCGGAGCAGGCCGGCCTGGAGCAGCAGCGGCTGGCGAGCGAGGCCCAGGCGGCGGTGCGAGTGCGCGACGAGTTCCTCAGCGTGGCCGCACATGAACTGCGCACGCCCCTCACCTCACTGAAGCTCCAGCTCCAGTTGCTCTTCCGCCAACTGCACCAGGAGGGGCCGCTGGACACGGAGCGCCTGGAGCGCGGCGTGGAGACGTGCGAGCGGCAGATGACGCGGCTGACCAAGCTGGTGGACAGCCTGCTGGATGTCTCGCGCCTGTCGAGCGGGAAGATGGAGCTTCAGTTGGAGCCGCTGGAGCTGGGGGAGCTGGTGCGGGAGATGGCTCGGCGCTTCGAGATGGAGGCGCAGGCCGCGGGCGTGCGGCTGGACGTGGACACGCCCCAGCCCGTCACGGGCCGATGGGACCGGCTCCGGCTGGAGCAGGTCATCACCAATCTGATGTCCAACGCGCTAAAATATGGGCACGGCGCGCCCGTGGACGTGCGCGTTCGCGGCGACGAGCGCGAGGCCCGGCTGGAGGTCCAGGACCGGGGCATCGGCATCGCCCCCGAGGACGCGGGGCGCGTCTTCGACCGCTTCGAGCGCGCCGTCTCCAGCCGCCACTACGGCGGACTGGGACTGGGGCTGTTCATCACCCGCCAACTGGTCGAGGCCCATGGCGGCAGCATCTTCCTGGAGAGCACACCGGGGCAGGGGACCACCTTCATCGTCCACCTGCCCCGTGCCGACCGGAACGGCGTGGCGTGA
- a CDS encoding LysR family transcriptional regulator, producing the protein MARRTMPVASHPDTPACDDEVTSPTLDARRLTCFIAVAETLHFRKAAERLRLAQPALSQQIRRLEEELGCQLLRRDRRRVELTPAGWALLEAGRRALAQLSHAAEAAQRTAAGQVSLLRVGFLSPAAFALVPEVLSRLRAEHPEVHLMLREADSTTLLEEVRLGLLDVAFVRGPVSAPGVRIDTLHREPLVLVLPSGHRLAKRARVPLARLADEPFIGFPRETAPSLHDAMTGLCLEAGFAPTFVSEAGEWYTIVSLVAAGLGCAILPESVRTFTRDGAVYRAIEGPSRHVELAIARGPKPPGPALRACLRIVSALTSVDVS; encoded by the coding sequence TTGGCTCGACGCACGATGCCCGTGGCGTCGCATCCCGACACTCCCGCCTGTGATGACGAAGTGACCTCACCCACGCTCGATGCCCGCCGTCTGACCTGCTTCATCGCCGTCGCGGAGACCCTGCACTTTCGCAAGGCCGCGGAGCGGCTGCGCCTGGCGCAGCCCGCGCTCAGTCAGCAGATTCGCCGCCTGGAGGAGGAGCTGGGTTGCCAGTTGTTGCGCCGGGACCGCCGGCGCGTGGAGCTGACGCCCGCGGGCTGGGCGCTGCTGGAGGCGGGGCGGCGCGCGCTCGCGCAGTTGTCACACGCCGCGGAGGCGGCGCAGCGAACCGCCGCGGGACAGGTGTCGCTGTTGCGAGTGGGGTTCCTGAGCCCCGCGGCCTTCGCGCTCGTTCCGGAGGTCCTGAGCCGGCTTCGCGCCGAACATCCAGAGGTCCACCTGATGCTGCGCGAGGCGGACAGCACCACGCTGCTGGAGGAGGTGCGCCTGGGGCTGCTCGACGTGGCGTTCGTTCGTGGCCCCGTCAGCGCGCCGGGCGTGCGCATCGACACGCTCCACCGTGAGCCGCTCGTGCTGGTGTTGCCGTCCGGGCATCGCCTCGCGAAGCGGGCGCGTGTCCCGCTCGCACGTCTCGCCGACGAGCCCTTCATCGGCTTTCCGCGAGAGACCGCGCCGTCGCTGCACGACGCGATGACCGGGCTGTGTCTGGAGGCGGGCTTCGCTCCCACGTTCGTCTCGGAAGCGGGGGAGTGGTACACGATTGTCAGCCTGGTGGCCGCGGGGCTCGGGTGCGCCATCCTTCCGGAGTCGGTGCGCACCTTCACGCGCGACGGCGCCGTCTATCGCGCCATCGAGGGGCCCTCCAGGCACGTGGAGCTGGCCATCGCCAGAGGCCCCAAACCGCCAGGCCCGGCCCTGCGCGCCTGTCTGCGAATCGTCTCCGCCCTGACCTCCGTCGACGTCTCCTGA
- a CDS encoding VOC family protein — protein sequence MSRFQRITPFFWFPDQAQTEAAVALYTSVFPRSRIVTTTRYIETNSPVSGQPVGALMTLAFELDGQEFVALNGGPHFKFTEALSLVVNCESQAEVDHYWTRLSEGGDERAQQCGWLKDRFGVSWQVVPTELIQLLSGSDGAKARRVTEAMLKMKKLDLDALRRAAG from the coding sequence ATGTCCCGCTTCCAACGCATCACGCCGTTCTTCTGGTTCCCGGACCAGGCCCAGACGGAGGCCGCCGTCGCGCTCTACACGTCGGTCTTTCCCCGCTCACGCATCGTCACCACGACGCGGTACATCGAAACGAACTCGCCGGTGAGCGGTCAGCCCGTGGGGGCGCTGATGACCCTGGCGTTCGAGCTCGATGGGCAGGAGTTCGTGGCGCTCAACGGAGGGCCTCACTTCAAGTTCACGGAGGCGCTGTCGCTCGTCGTGAACTGCGAATCGCAGGCGGAGGTGGACCACTACTGGACGCGGCTGTCGGAGGGCGGTGATGAACGGGCCCAGCAATGTGGCTGGCTCAAGGACCGCTTCGGTGTGTCGTGGCAGGTGGTGCCCACGGAGCTGATTCAACTGCTCAGCGGCTCGGATGGCGCGAAGGCGCGCCGCGTAACGGAGGCGATGCTGAAGATGAAGAAGCTGGACCTCGACGCACTCCGTCGTGCCGCGGGGTGA
- a CDS encoding DUF6289 family protein encodes MLSKNILGGLLTAGLLAMGCGGAEPGMDEQAALDTREDAQLFCSQEAFDIVYYSDATLTTPVGHWYCECFETAWQFGRKTQFKVVEYSRQCQ; translated from the coding sequence GTGCTGAGCAAGAACATCTTGGGTGGACTGCTGACCGCTGGATTGCTTGCGATGGGCTGTGGCGGAGCCGAGCCGGGCATGGACGAGCAGGCCGCGCTCGACACGCGCGAGGACGCGCAGTTGTTCTGCTCGCAGGAAGCCTTCGACATCGTCTACTACTCGGATGCCACGCTGACCACGCCGGTGGGGCACTGGTATTGCGAGTGTTTCGAGACGGCGTGGCAGTTCGGCCGCAAGACCCAGTTCAAGGTGGTCGAGTACTCGCGGCAGTGTCAGTGA
- a CDS encoding class I SAM-dependent methyltransferase produces MSSTASPLAAPEPWDLVAPEYVRELLPVFETFARDALSRTGIGPGQRVVDVAAGPGTLSLLAARKGIHVTAVDFSPQMMGFLRERASKEALSIDTRIGDGMALELREQSFDAAYSLFGLMFFPDRPRGFRELYRVLRPGGRAVVSSWQPMQNSPSINVFFQSLAELMGGSGGPRDGKMPLSDPETCEQEMSSAGFTQVAVHPVNASAEYPSTVAMVESMVRSSAPIVLMARGMGEAWPPLQQALTEKVRATLGDGPQAILFQAYLTTGIRPASTP; encoded by the coding sequence ATGTCGTCGACCGCCTCGCCCCTGGCCGCTCCCGAGCCCTGGGACCTCGTCGCCCCCGAATACGTGCGCGAGCTGCTCCCCGTGTTCGAGACCTTCGCGCGGGACGCGCTGTCCCGCACGGGCATCGGTCCCGGCCAGCGCGTGGTGGATGTGGCCGCGGGCCCGGGAACGCTCTCCCTGCTCGCGGCGCGAAAGGGCATCCACGTGACGGCGGTGGACTTCTCGCCCCAGATGATGGGCTTCCTGCGCGAGCGCGCCTCGAAGGAGGCCTTGAGCATCGACACGCGCATCGGCGACGGCATGGCCCTGGAGCTGCGAGAGCAGTCCTTCGATGCGGCCTATTCCCTCTTCGGACTGATGTTCTTCCCCGACCGCCCGCGAGGCTTCCGTGAGCTGTACCGCGTGCTGCGCCCCGGGGGACGCGCCGTCGTGTCGAGCTGGCAGCCCATGCAGAACTCCCCGAGCATCAACGTCTTCTTCCAGAGCCTCGCGGAGCTCATGGGCGGCAGCGGAGGTCCTCGCGATGGGAAGATGCCGCTGTCGGACCCGGAGACCTGCGAGCAGGAGATGTCCTCCGCGGGCTTCACCCAGGTGGCCGTGCATCCCGTCAACGCTTCCGCCGAGTACCCCTCCACCGTCGCGATGGTGGAGTCCATGGTCCGCTCGAGCGCGCCCATCGTCCTGATGGCCAGGGGCATGGGAGAGGCGTGGCCCCCGCTTCAACAGGCCCTGACGGAGAAGGTCCGCGCCACCCTGGGCGATGGCCCCCAGGCCATCCTCTTCCAGGCGTACCTCACCACGGGCATCCGTCCGGCGAGCACTCCCTGA